In Deinobacterium chartae, one genomic interval encodes:
- a CDS encoding DUF6194 family protein — translation MNEAELTHYITRTFDRVSVTEDSGNRFFFWGPDLRMPFATLVTNDAYDRASALDRPGVFRLNLGVRRQTYRSLFGPQPKAAGPDGVVDTGYDYTALDRLMPHPVYAPMSWVCVLNPGPATFEVLRPLLAEACDLAARRAARRADRTGQR, via the coding sequence ATGAACGAAGCAGAGCTCACCCACTACATCACCCGGACCTTTGACCGCGTGAGCGTGACCGAAGATTCAGGAAACCGGTTTTTCTTCTGGGGGCCGGACCTGCGGATGCCCTTTGCCACCCTGGTAACGAACGACGCCTACGACCGGGCATCTGCGCTGGACCGGCCGGGGGTATTCCGACTGAACCTCGGCGTGCGCAGGCAAACCTACCGCAGCCTGTTCGGGCCGCAGCCCAAGGCCGCGGGACCGGACGGCGTGGTGGACACCGGGTATGACTACACTGCCCTGGACCGCCTGATGCCGCACCCGGTCTACGCTCCGATGTCCTGGGTGTGCGTGCTCAACCCCGGCCCGGCCACCTTCGAAGTTCTGCGGCCCCTGCTGGCCGAAGCCTGCGATCTGGCCGCCCGCAGGGCCGCCCGTCGCGCCGACCGGACCGGACAACGGTGA
- a CDS encoding aminotransferase class I/II-fold pyridoxal phosphate-dependent enzyme codes for MPADRLSAHLEGELKTLEDQGRRKARETVITGVEPPQGGRGPRYRVEGEPGRAYLRMNANSYLGLSRHPRLLEAAEQAARSYGSGPGAVRFISGTFAPHADLERRLAAFHGREAALLFSSAYAAVLGTLISLITPQTAVISDELNHNSIINALRLARPQRKDVYRHLDLADLEVRLRSAVGARRAVVVTDGVFSMRGVHAPLDRVAARVSAHDPHFPENALLVVDDSHGVGALGASGRGSEELCGTRADLLIGTLGKAFGVNGGYVVGSRALIDYLREVAPLTVFSNPISPAEAAAACAALELTDSAWGRERLAHLRALTDRFRRGLRALGLETLSGEHPVVPLFVRDAARTRALVARLRERQILVTGLTFPVVPAGDESLRFQISAEHTEADIDEVLAALEAVSGWAAAGLED; via the coding sequence ATGCCCGCCGACCGACTGAGTGCACACCTCGAGGGCGAACTGAAGACCCTCGAGGACCAGGGACGCCGCAAGGCCCGCGAGACCGTGATCACCGGGGTAGAGCCGCCCCAGGGCGGGCGCGGTCCGCGCTACCGCGTCGAGGGTGAGCCGGGACGGGCTTACCTGCGCATGAACGCCAACAGCTACCTGGGCCTCTCGCGGCACCCCCGGCTGCTCGAAGCCGCCGAGCAGGCCGCCCGCAGCTACGGCAGCGGCCCGGGCGCAGTGCGCTTTATCAGCGGCACCTTCGCGCCCCACGCGGACCTCGAGCGGCGTCTGGCCGCGTTTCACGGGCGCGAGGCCGCGCTGCTGTTCTCCTCGGCGTACGCGGCCGTACTGGGCACGCTGATCTCGCTGATCACGCCCCAGACCGCCGTGATCAGCGACGAGCTGAACCACAACAGCATCATCAACGCCCTGCGCCTTGCCCGCCCGCAGCGCAAGGACGTATACCGCCACCTGGACCTCGCGGACCTCGAGGTCCGCCTGCGCTCGGCGGTCGGGGCGCGGCGTGCCGTGGTGGTCACCGACGGGGTGTTCAGCATGCGCGGCGTGCACGCCCCGCTGGATCGGGTGGCCGCCCGGGTGAGCGCCCACGACCCCCACTTTCCCGAAAATGCGCTGCTGGTGGTAGACGACTCGCACGGGGTAGGAGCTTTGGGGGCCAGCGGGCGCGGCAGCGAGGAGCTGTGCGGGACGCGCGCCGACTTGCTGATCGGCACGCTGGGCAAGGCGTTTGGCGTCAACGGCGGCTACGTGGTCGGCTCCCGGGCCCTGATCGACTACCTGCGCGAGGTTGCCCCGCTCACGGTGTTCTCCAACCCCATCAGCCCCGCCGAGGCCGCAGCGGCCTGTGCCGCCCTGGAGCTCACCGACAGCGCCTGGGGCCGCGAGCGCCTCGCGCACCTGCGCGCCCTCACCGACCGTTTTCGGCGCGGCCTGCGGGCGCTGGGCTTAGAAACCCTGTCCGGAGAGCACCCGGTGGTGCCGCTGTTCGTGCGCGACGCTGCCCGCACGCGCGCGCTGGTCGCCCGCTTGCGCGAGCGGCAGATCCTGGTGACCGGACTGACCTTTCCGGTGGTTCCGGCCGGTGACGAGTCGCTGCGTTTCCAAATCAGCGCCGAGCATACCGAGGCCGACATCGACGAGGTGCTCGCGGCGCTCGAGGCCGTTTCCGGCTGGGCTGCGGCGGGACTTGAAGATTAA
- a CDS encoding GntR family transcriptional regulator gives MSTAARSILEALREDILSGALPPGEPLRQESLSQRYGVSRLPVRQALQRLEVEGLAHAEGRRGMVVARLDPLEAEDIALMRARLEPLALELAYPRLSKADLGRAEDLADAMQAEQDSARYGSLNWEFHRALYLPGGRPRLLATLEGLHRQADRYLRFQYHVLHHTDQSHLEHLELIRALRARHLPEALEILRGHITRAGEQLSAFLSQAPREDPACPPTD, from the coding sequence ATGTCCACTGCCGCCCGCAGCATCCTCGAGGCCCTGCGCGAGGACATCCTCAGCGGCGCCTTGCCTCCCGGCGAACCGCTGCGCCAAGAAAGCCTCTCGCAGCGCTACGGGGTCAGCCGCCTGCCGGTGCGTCAGGCCCTGCAACGCCTCGAGGTCGAGGGCCTCGCACACGCCGAGGGCCGCCGGGGCATGGTGGTCGCCCGCCTCGACCCCCTGGAGGCCGAGGACATCGCCCTGATGCGCGCCCGCCTCGAGCCGCTGGCCCTGGAGCTCGCTTACCCGCGCCTCAGCAAGGCCGACTTGGGCCGCGCCGAAGACCTCGCCGACGCCATGCAGGCCGAGCAGGACAGCGCGCGCTACGGCAGCTTGAACTGGGAGTTTCACCGTGCCCTGTACCTGCCTGGCGGCCGCCCCCGCCTGCTCGCGACCCTCGAGGGCCTGCACCGCCAGGCCGACCGCTACCTGCGCTTTCAGTACCACGTGCTGCACCACACCGACCAGAGCCACCTCGAGCACCTCGAGCTGATCCGGGCGCTGCGCGCGCGACACCTGCCCGAGGCGCTGGAGATCCTGCGCGGCCACATCACCCGCGCCGGCGAGCAACTGAGCGCTTTTTTAAGTCAGGCTCCCAGGGAGGACCCCGCATGCCCGCCGACCGACTGA
- a CDS encoding DMT family transporter, which translates to MKTPASAVPLLLGLLAALFFSATLLLNRKMGLEGGDWGWMSSLRFVIMLPLLAVPVLLRREGAGLLRELRACPGVWLLWSTVGFGLFYAPFTLANTLMPAWLMGGTWQITILMGLLLSPLLYRDARRIIPRPALLISGVVVAGVVLTQIEHARSLHSPADLILGLLLTLVAAVAYPLGNRKIMLHLEERGLSLSVYQRVLGMTLASMPFWLLVAATAGARSGTPSGAEVLQSGLIALSSGVIATLLFFRATDLARSNATALASVEATQAAEVVFALLGEVLLLSAAWPGPLASLGLAVVVVGIVAYSTLLRPPAGSAPQPAPDPRPHREQEAVP; encoded by the coding sequence ATGAAAACTCCGGCCTCCGCCGTTCCGCTGCTGCTCGGCCTGCTGGCCGCGCTGTTCTTCAGCGCCACGCTGCTGCTCAACCGCAAGATGGGCCTCGAGGGCGGCGACTGGGGCTGGATGTCGAGCCTGCGCTTTGTCATCATGCTGCCGCTGCTGGCCGTCCCGGTCCTGTTGCGCCGCGAGGGAGCGGGGCTGCTGCGCGAACTGCGCGCCTGCCCCGGCGTGTGGCTGCTGTGGAGCACGGTGGGCTTCGGGCTGTTCTACGCGCCTTTTACCCTGGCCAACACCTTGATGCCCGCCTGGCTGATGGGCGGCACGTGGCAGATCACGATCCTGATGGGCCTGTTGCTCTCGCCGCTGCTCTACCGCGACGCGCGCCGCATCATTCCGCGCCCGGCCCTGCTCATCTCGGGCGTGGTGGTGGCCGGGGTGGTCCTGACCCAGATCGAACACGCCCGGTCGCTGCACAGCCCGGCCGACCTGATCCTCGGGCTGCTGCTGACCCTGGTGGCGGCGGTGGCCTACCCGCTGGGCAACCGCAAGATCATGCTGCACCTCGAGGAGCGGGGCCTATCGCTGAGCGTGTACCAGCGGGTGCTGGGCATGACCCTGGCCAGCATGCCCTTTTGGTTGCTGGTCGCCGCCACGGCCGGCGCACGCTCGGGAACGCCGAGCGGCGCGGAGGTACTGCAGTCCGGCCTGATCGCGCTGAGCAGCGGTGTCATCGCCACGCTGCTGTTTTTTCGCGCCACCGATCTGGCACGCAGCAACGCCACTGCGCTGGCCAGCGTAGAGGCCACCCAGGCGGCCGAGGTGGTGTTCGCGCTGCTGGGCGAGGTGCTGCTGCTCAGCGCGGCGTGGCCCGGACCGCTGGCCAGCCTGGGTCTGGCGGTGGTCGTCGTGGGCATCGTCGCCTACAGCACGCTGCTGCGTCCTCCGGCCGGCAGCGCACCCCAGCCCGCACCGGACCCGCGGCCTCACCGCGAGCAAGAAGCGGTTCCCTGA
- a CDS encoding NUDIX domain-containing protein codes for MRHRISAAGVVVRDGALLLVRHHRPGHYDFWLPPGGGLEGAESVFEGAEREVLEETGLRVRAVRLLYVQEILEPGLRIFKSFVLCSETGGELSSGGRVGDERNFLVDARFLGPHELVKLELYPEVFRREFWDDLRAGFPETRYLGLHRATAV; via the coding sequence ATGCGACATCGAATCAGTGCGGCCGGCGTGGTGGTGCGGGACGGAGCGCTGCTGCTGGTGCGCCACCACCGACCCGGCCACTACGACTTCTGGTTGCCGCCGGGCGGGGGGCTGGAGGGAGCCGAGAGCGTGTTCGAGGGCGCCGAGCGCGAGGTGCTCGAGGAAACCGGACTGCGGGTGCGGGCGGTGCGCCTGCTGTACGTGCAGGAGATCCTCGAGCCGGGCCTGCGCATCTTCAAGAGTTTCGTGCTGTGCTCGGAAACGGGCGGCGAGCTCTCGTCCGGGGGGCGCGTGGGAGACGAGCGGAATTTTCTGGTGGACGCCCGGTTTTTGGGACCCCACGAGCTTGTGAAACTCGAACTGTACCCGGAGGTGTTTCGCCGTGAGTTCTGGGATGACCTGCGGGCCGGTTTTCCTGAAACCCGTTACCTGGGGCTGCACCGCGCGACCGCCGTGTAG